The Caproicibacterium lactatifermentans genome contains a region encoding:
- a CDS encoding NfeD family protein, with protein sequence MWEQLTGVMPFVWLVIIIIAAVIEGLTVQLVSVWFAVSGIVAAVAAFFGAAPWIQVLLFLAVSAVLLLCTRPFARRMTRFQKVQTNADRYVGKTGIVTEEICNTDDRGLVKIMGSVWTARSEDDSIIPAGSIVAVARIEGVKLIVRRN encoded by the coding sequence ATGTGGGAACAACTGACAGGTGTCATGCCGTTTGTTTGGCTTGTCATTATCATCATTGCCGCAGTCATAGAGGGCCTAACGGTTCAGCTTGTAAGCGTTTGGTTCGCCGTGAGCGGCATAGTGGCGGCGGTTGCGGCTTTCTTCGGTGCGGCGCCGTGGATACAGGTCCTTTTGTTTTTGGCAGTGTCAGCAGTCCTGCTGCTGTGCACACGGCCCTTTGCTCGCCGCATGACGCGTTTTCAGAAAGTGCAGACAAACGCTGACCGCTATGTGGGAAAGACCGGTATTGTGACAGAGGAAATCTGCAATACAGATGACCGCGGCCTAGTCAAGATTATGGGCAGCGTGTGGACCGCGCGCTCGGAGGACGACAGCATCATTCCCGCAGGCAGCATCGTGGCGGTGGCCCGAATTGAGGGTGTCAAGCTGATTGTCCGCCGCAACTGA
- a CDS encoding SPFH domain-containing protein: MTLASLVLIIILVLVLLVIVSNIKIVPQAHSYVVERLGAFHADWRTGLHLKIPFIEKVSKKVSLKEQVVDFPPQPVITKDNVTMQIDTVIYFQVTDPKLYTYGVEHPLSAIENLSATTLRNIIGDLELDHTLTSRDYINTKIRTILDEATDAWGIKVNRVELKNILPPKEIQDSMEKQMKAERGRRAQILEAEGHKQSAILVAEGEKESTILRADAKKESMIREAQGQAEAVREVQSAYADALKLLTEANPSDRVIALKSLEAFQKAADGKATKIIIPSEIQGLAGLATSLKELITDPKDDQNNAPAAK, translated from the coding sequence ATGACTCTAGCATCACTTGTCCTGATTATCATTCTGGTTTTGGTCCTTTTAGTCATTGTTTCCAACATCAAGATTGTGCCGCAGGCCCACTCTTATGTGGTGGAACGTCTGGGTGCCTTCCACGCTGACTGGCGCACCGGTCTGCATCTTAAGATTCCGTTTATTGAAAAGGTTTCTAAAAAAGTGTCCCTGAAGGAACAGGTTGTCGACTTCCCACCACAGCCGGTTATCACAAAGGATAACGTTACTATGCAGATAGACACCGTTATCTATTTTCAGGTGACAGACCCAAAGCTGTACACTTATGGTGTGGAACACCCGCTGTCCGCGATTGAAAACCTTTCTGCCACCACCCTGCGCAACATTATTGGTGACTTGGAGCTGGACCACACGCTGACCAGCCGCGACTACATCAATACGAAGATTCGGACCATTCTGGACGAGGCAACGGATGCATGGGGCATTAAGGTTAACCGTGTGGAACTGAAAAACATCCTGCCGCCAAAGGAAATCCAGGACAGCATGGAGAAACAGATGAAGGCCGAACGTGGGCGCCGTGCCCAGATTCTGGAGGCCGAAGGCCATAAGCAGAGCGCTATTCTGGTGGCTGAAGGTGAAAAAGAAAGTACCATCCTGCGTGCGGATGCCAAGAAGGAATCCATGATTCGGGAGGCACAGGGCCAGGCGGAGGCTGTGCGTGAAGTACAGAGCGCCTATGCCGACGCGCTGAAGCTGCTGACAGAGGCCAATCCGAGTGACCGTGTCATTGCGCTGAAGAGCCTGGAAGCTTTCCAGAAAGCAGCTGACGGCAAGGCTACTAAAATTATCATTCCGTCCGAGATACAGGGTCTTGCGGGTCTTGCGACGTCCCTAAAAGAACTGATCACGGACCCGAAGGATGACCAAAACAACGCACCCGCGGCAAAGTAG